The following proteins come from a genomic window of Micromonospora echinofusca:
- a CDS encoding condensation domain-containing protein → MRDYFETSEHQEYLCRLDGRVGPATLMTQVCHRLDGDVDVEALRRAVGRLDEAHPLLRRAFAERDGYVVLRDGRDRADLEVVEVPDDRAAVGWCQAALRRPVDLWAGPCWAVSLARTGTGSSYLLLRAHMALLDHQSLDLLVDDLAVLYGAELGAGTGQPPAAESIDDVLDRLFELGEEQAEEDLDWWLDTFGRLGPVETGADLTDPFDATPDGPPPAPGGHLAQAHVPSGGIVPAVRRLRVSPFAAYTAALLGALGEPAATRSFRVAFVVDMRSFLDCERVVGQLSQAAVLRVDVPPGIGFAELSRRVAHQAAESLGHQAVPFERVVVELKRRGVPVHLLAPVSVNYSLLRAIDWPGATATAIELDSTTALDDTAGLGGYFDQLDGEERLRVKLYAAASSYSAARTDELLAQTLRCLEAGLASPDQPLAAGAPSA, encoded by the coding sequence GTGCGGGACTATTTCGAGACGAGCGAACACCAGGAGTACCTGTGCCGTCTCGACGGCCGGGTCGGTCCCGCGACGCTCATGACCCAGGTGTGCCACCGCCTGGACGGCGACGTCGACGTCGAGGCGTTGCGTCGCGCCGTCGGGCGGCTGGACGAGGCGCATCCGTTGCTGCGCCGGGCGTTCGCCGAGCGGGACGGGTACGTGGTCCTGCGCGACGGTCGCGATCGGGCCGACCTGGAGGTCGTCGAGGTGCCCGACGACCGGGCCGCCGTCGGCTGGTGCCAGGCCGCCCTGCGGCGGCCGGTGGACCTGTGGGCCGGGCCGTGCTGGGCGGTCTCGCTGGCCCGGACCGGCACGGGGAGCTCCTACCTGCTGCTGCGCGCACACATGGCGCTTCTCGACCACCAGTCCCTCGATCTGCTGGTCGACGACCTGGCCGTCCTCTACGGGGCCGAGTTGGGCGCCGGCACGGGCCAGCCACCCGCCGCCGAGTCGATCGACGACGTCCTCGACCGGCTCTTCGAGCTGGGCGAGGAACAGGCGGAGGAGGACCTGGACTGGTGGCTCGACACGTTCGGCCGGCTCGGCCCGGTGGAGACCGGGGCCGACCTGACCGACCCGTTCGACGCGACACCGGACGGGCCGCCCCCGGCCCCCGGTGGCCACCTCGCGCAGGCACACGTCCCCTCCGGCGGGATCGTGCCGGCCGTACGTCGCCTGCGGGTCTCCCCGTTCGCCGCGTACACCGCGGCCCTGCTGGGCGCGCTGGGCGAGCCCGCCGCCACCCGGTCGTTCCGGGTGGCGTTCGTCGTGGACATGCGGTCGTTCCTCGACTGCGAACGCGTCGTCGGCCAACTGAGCCAGGCCGCGGTCCTGCGGGTCGACGTACCGCCGGGGATCGGCTTCGCCGAGCTCAGCCGTCGGGTCGCCCACCAGGCTGCCGAGTCGCTCGGCCACCAGGCCGTCCCCTTCGAACGGGTCGTCGTGGAGCTGAAGCGGCGCGGGGTGCCGGTGCACCTGCTGGCCCCGGTCTCGGTCAACTACTCCCTGCTGCGGGCGATCGACTGGCCTGGCGCCACCGCCACCGCGATCGAGCTGGACAGCACCACGGCCCTGGACGACACCGCCGGTCTGGGCGGCTACTTCGACCAGCTCGACGGCGAGGAGCGGCTACGGGTCAAGCTGTACGCCGCGGCCTCCTCCTACAGCGCCGCACGCACCGACGAACTGCTGGCGCAGACCCTGCGGTGCCTGGAGGCCGGGCTGGCGTCGCCGGATCAGCCCCTCGCGGCCGGCGCCCCCAGCGCCTGA
- a CDS encoding CocE/NonD family hydrolase: protein MSRTWTCHSRYVATRDGTRLAAYVFRPVGQREPAPAVWAHDRYHQVSPRPGRDDFLAVVRAELADVDLTDIDDLGVAEVAPGEVTLRAFPIAQRLLARGYVVVVVDSRGSGASFGTSDGPFGAAEATDTYDVTEWIAAQPWCDGRVGMFGRSYLGVSQYLAASTAPPHLVAIFPQMALFDLHRFAWDGGVFRDDFARAWGEDVRELDLRGPVAPLDDDPDGRLLAAAREQHVANRDVRTMFAGLPARESRLADTGEAAYLTRSPSELLEAINASGVAVYHLGGWHDVWARDATEWARRLTVPHRVVIGPWPHTGGVLGGAGYNLADEHVRWFDHWLRGRDTGIMDSPTVRYHVLGADEWRTARSWPPDPATTGTWHLGPAGELGPEPRVGEARRYEVDYATTSGKTTRWASGYGSPFQRPDLTDNDTRALCWTSAPLTEAVELVGAPLLRLAARVSDGPADVFAFLESVAPDGTSLYVTEGCGQLDGDARLEIELHPIAYRFAAGERIRLAITGADADNALTVVRDVAPVLTVRHDADAAPTLELPRVVASGRRDADDAAVTAPLSVAQRAIWLAEQAGTSGAAYHLAAAVELTGPVDTDALRAAVDEIVRRHEALRTTIVEVDEEPVQRIHPAAPLGIARLDLRDSSGDGWAGDERVTGLRDRRWDLAREWPIRVATVLLPADRTALLLVVHHVAADPTAAEIFFAELARLYPSYALGEPVRLPDVPCQYADVARRQQAELAGPGAADQLARWRRYLNGAPQVITLPTDRPRPPVLDHRGGSVRFTIDDGLAARLVAAAAAARTSPFTLLTAAFARTLNAYGAGDDLLIGTPSLQRDDESTRDLIGCLVNLLPLRIRVDRDATVAQFLHDVRGAVLTALELRRVPFDTLVGELRPRRDPAVSALVQVSVRFGRAVPERFRLGAVEALRLEPPEWTSAKYDLALAVNQVGEDRMVGSLDFRLALFDRATVQRILDSLLTVLDQLVSDQERPVGELSAMPRRELRAVLDGWNPARLPDDLAGRDDLPAVARCYVLDDRARPVPVNTPGRLWIAGAGDVDDPYAGTPGARMRDTGATARWSTAGRLELVPAATGQPTVPPQAAPDTAQPPAAPSGPAGDDGRSEVLEQLGQIWAALLKVDGVDPGDDFFDLGGDSLFAIRLISRIRKAYQVRLSLQDVFAAPTLGEQVDLVRERRAS, encoded by the coding sequence ATGAGCCGCACCTGGACCTGCCACTCCCGGTACGTCGCCACGCGCGACGGGACCCGGCTGGCCGCGTACGTATTCCGGCCGGTCGGCCAGCGCGAGCCCGCGCCGGCCGTCTGGGCCCACGACCGCTACCACCAGGTGTCGCCGCGCCCCGGGCGCGACGACTTCCTGGCGGTGGTGCGGGCCGAACTGGCGGACGTCGACCTCACCGACATCGACGACCTCGGCGTGGCCGAGGTGGCCCCCGGGGAGGTGACGCTGCGGGCCTTCCCGATCGCGCAGCGCCTGCTGGCCCGCGGCTACGTCGTGGTGGTGGTGGACAGCCGCGGCAGCGGCGCTTCGTTCGGCACCAGCGACGGTCCGTTCGGGGCGGCCGAGGCGACCGACACGTACGACGTCACCGAGTGGATCGCCGCCCAGCCCTGGTGCGACGGGCGGGTCGGCATGTTCGGCCGCTCCTACCTGGGGGTGTCGCAGTACCTGGCGGCGAGCACCGCCCCGCCGCACCTGGTGGCGATCTTCCCGCAGATGGCGCTGTTCGACCTGCACCGTTTCGCCTGGGACGGCGGGGTGTTCCGGGACGACTTCGCCCGCGCCTGGGGCGAGGACGTGCGCGAACTCGACCTGCGTGGTCCCGTCGCGCCCCTCGACGACGACCCCGACGGTCGCCTGCTGGCCGCCGCCCGCGAGCAGCACGTGGCGAACCGGGACGTCCGGACGATGTTCGCCGGCCTGCCCGCACGCGAGTCGCGGCTGGCCGACACCGGCGAGGCGGCGTACCTGACCCGCAGCCCGTCGGAGCTGCTGGAGGCGATCAACGCCTCCGGGGTCGCCGTCTACCACCTGGGCGGCTGGCACGACGTCTGGGCGCGCGACGCGACCGAGTGGGCCCGCCGGCTGACCGTGCCGCACCGGGTGGTCATCGGCCCCTGGCCGCACACCGGGGGCGTGCTGGGCGGCGCCGGCTACAACCTGGCCGACGAGCACGTGCGCTGGTTCGACCACTGGCTGCGCGGCAGGGACACCGGGATCATGGACTCCCCGACCGTCCGGTACCACGTGCTGGGCGCCGACGAGTGGCGCACCGCCCGGTCCTGGCCGCCGGATCCGGCGACGACCGGCACCTGGCACCTCGGCCCGGCCGGCGAGCTGGGACCGGAACCCCGGGTCGGCGAGGCCCGCCGGTACGAGGTGGACTACGCCACCACGTCCGGCAAGACCACCCGGTGGGCCAGCGGCTACGGCTCGCCCTTCCAGCGGCCGGACCTGACCGACAACGACACCCGGGCGCTGTGCTGGACCTCGGCGCCGCTGACCGAGGCGGTCGAGCTGGTCGGCGCCCCGCTGCTGCGCCTGGCGGCCCGGGTCTCCGACGGCCCGGCGGACGTCTTCGCCTTCCTCGAGTCGGTCGCCCCCGACGGCACGTCCCTGTACGTGACCGAGGGCTGCGGCCAGCTCGACGGCGACGCCCGCCTGGAGATCGAGCTGCACCCCATCGCCTACCGGTTCGCGGCCGGCGAGCGGATCCGGCTGGCGATCACCGGGGCGGACGCCGACAACGCGCTGACCGTGGTGCGCGACGTCGCGCCGGTGCTGACGGTGCGCCACGACGCCGACGCCGCCCCGACGCTGGAGCTGCCCCGCGTGGTGGCCTCCGGACGCCGGGACGCCGACGACGCGGCCGTCACCGCCCCGCTCTCGGTGGCGCAGCGGGCGATCTGGCTGGCCGAGCAGGCCGGCACGAGCGGGGCGGCGTACCACCTCGCCGCGGCGGTCGAGCTGACCGGGCCGGTGGACACCGACGCGTTGCGCGCGGCGGTCGACGAGATCGTCCGGCGGCACGAGGCGCTGCGGACCACCATCGTCGAGGTCGACGAGGAGCCGGTCCAGCGCATCCACCCGGCGGCGCCGCTGGGCATCGCGCGGCTCGACCTCAGGGACTCCTCCGGCGACGGCTGGGCGGGCGACGAGCGGGTGACGGGCCTGCGGGACCGCCGGTGGGACCTCGCCCGGGAGTGGCCGATCCGGGTCGCGACCGTGCTGCTGCCCGCCGACCGGACGGCGTTGCTGCTGGTGGTGCACCACGTCGCCGCCGACCCGACGGCGGCGGAGATCTTCTTCGCCGAACTGGCCCGGCTCTACCCCTCGTACGCGCTGGGGGAGCCGGTCCGGCTGCCGGACGTGCCGTGCCAGTACGCGGACGTGGCCCGCCGGCAGCAGGCCGAGCTCGCCGGGCCCGGCGCGGCCGACCAGCTGGCCCGGTGGCGGCGTTATCTGAACGGCGCCCCGCAGGTGATCACCCTGCCCACGGACCGGCCCCGACCGCCCGTGCTGGACCACCGGGGCGGGTCGGTGCGCTTCACCATCGACGACGGGCTCGCCGCCCGGCTCGTGGCGGCCGCCGCCGCCGCGCGCACCAGCCCGTTCACCCTGCTGACCGCCGCGTTCGCCCGCACCCTGAACGCGTACGGCGCGGGCGACGACCTGCTGATCGGCACGCCGAGCCTGCAACGCGACGACGAGTCGACCCGCGACCTGATCGGCTGCCTGGTCAACCTGCTGCCGCTGCGGATCCGGGTCGATCGGGACGCCACCGTGGCCCAGTTCCTGCACGACGTACGCGGTGCGGTGCTGACCGCGCTGGAGCTGCGCCGGGTGCCCTTCGACACGCTGGTCGGCGAGCTGCGCCCGCGGCGGGACCCGGCGGTCTCCGCGCTGGTGCAGGTGTCCGTCCGCTTCGGTCGGGCGGTGCCGGAGCGGTTCCGGCTCGGTGCGGTCGAGGCGCTGCGGTTGGAACCGCCGGAGTGGACCTCGGCGAAGTACGACCTGGCGCTGGCCGTGAACCAGGTCGGCGAGGACCGGATGGTGGGCAGCCTCGACTTCCGCCTCGCCCTGTTCGACCGGGCCACCGTCCAGCGGATCCTCGACTCGCTGCTGACGGTGCTCGACCAGCTCGTCTCCGACCAGGAGCGGCCGGTGGGGGAGCTGTCCGCCATGCCCCGCCGGGAGCTGCGGGCCGTGCTCGACGGCTGGAACCCGGCGCGGCTGCCGGACGACCTGGCCGGGCGGGACGACCTGCCGGCGGTGGCCCGCTGCTACGTCCTCGACGACCGTGCGCGGCCCGTGCCGGTCAACACCCCCGGGCGGCTCTGGATCGCCGGGGCGGGCGACGTCGACGACCCGTACGCCGGGACGCCGGGGGCACGGATGCGGGACACCGGGGCCACCGCGCGGTGGAGCACGGCGGGACGGCTGGAACTGGTGCCCGCCGCCACCGGGCAGCCGACCGTTCCGCCGCAGGCCGCCCCGGACACGGCGCAGCCGCCCGCCGCGCCGTCGGGCCCGGCGGGCGACGACGGCCGCTCCGAGGTGCTCGAGCAGCTCGGGCAGATCTGGGCCGCCCTGCTCAAGGTCGACGGCGTCGACCCCGGGGACGACTTCTTCGACCTGGGCGGCGACTCGCTCTTCGCGATCCGCCTGATCAGCCGGATCCGCAAGGCGTACCAGGTGCGGCTGTCCCTTCAGGACGTGTTCGCGGCGCCGACGCTGGGCGAGCAGGTCGACCTGGTCCGCGAACGGCGGGCGTCGTGA
- a CDS encoding condensation domain-containing protein, with protein sequence MSGPSSDPVAALLRPAPGWPEEEHRRLLVRLLRERLGTTPTGPATVAQRQLWFLQQLEPTSTAYHILTVVRMTGELDLPALRGALAAVTDRHDLLRATFAMVDDEVVVRIGPRAPVPVPVVDLGTVDAATREERVREELRRAHDELFDLADGPLLRAVVIRCGADEHLLAVTVHHIVFDGWSRSVFWEHFATAYDALRAGAVPDLDPPASDDDPDDADDLADDADPDAALAYWRERLAGLPDLDLPGVRDRVPGALASGGRLDVPLDRGVTTALTRLGRSRRATPFMTLLAAYLVLLSARTGSSDVAVLSPTAGRTSEADESRIGYFVNTVVLRADLAGNPTFFEVVDRVRELTLGAYAHMGVPFERIVDEVRPARVPGRMPFSQFAFSVEGRPAPPPRLAGLGTAWIDVHTGTAKFDVQLDVLTDDSGGLVAAWTWRDELFDPAELAGVAEDFVALLGAVAADPEVTVDALPVRRPAPIPDAPTAKPAARTRAGAASGTLVHLGGPVERPPLILPHPVSGTVGAYAELARLLPAHHLVGIESGADATADSVDALAEAYLAQVVARWPAGPYRLFGWSMGGLLAYEMSRRLVRAGHRVDLLVVVDTAPGQARPAAEGTDAGATAARFAADLAASLGRDHPAPTAATLAALPVEEQTMLLRRWLVDAGVTPVALPVREVRRRVETFARHVTAVAGYRPEGAELPLTVVQAAASPRWQPRWERYVGTGTTVHEYEGDHYSLLRRPTVQRIAGWLARALDDR encoded by the coding sequence ATGAGCGGCCCGTCGTCCGACCCGGTGGCCGCGCTGCTGCGGCCGGCACCCGGCTGGCCCGAGGAGGAACACCGGCGGCTGCTGGTACGGCTGCTTCGCGAGCGGCTGGGCACCACGCCGACCGGTCCCGCCACCGTCGCCCAGCGCCAGCTCTGGTTCCTGCAACAGCTGGAGCCGACCAGCACCGCGTACCACATCCTGACGGTGGTGCGGATGACGGGCGAGCTGGACCTGCCGGCCCTGCGCGGCGCGCTCGCCGCCGTCACCGACCGGCACGACCTGCTGCGGGCCACCTTCGCGATGGTCGACGACGAGGTGGTCGTGCGGATCGGCCCCCGCGCCCCGGTGCCCGTACCGGTCGTCGACCTGGGCACGGTGGACGCCGCGACCCGCGAGGAGCGGGTACGCGAGGAGCTGCGGCGGGCCCACGACGAGCTGTTCGACCTCGCCGACGGGCCGCTGCTGCGGGCGGTGGTGATCCGCTGCGGGGCCGATGAGCACCTGCTCGCGGTCACCGTGCACCACATCGTCTTCGACGGCTGGTCCCGCTCGGTCTTCTGGGAGCATTTCGCCACGGCGTACGACGCACTGCGGGCGGGGGCGGTGCCGGACCTCGATCCGCCGGCGTCCGACGACGATCCCGACGACGCGGACGACCTCGCCGACGACGCGGACCCGGATGCCGCGCTGGCGTACTGGCGGGAGCGGTTGGCCGGCCTGCCCGACCTGGACCTGCCCGGCGTACGCGACCGGGTGCCCGGGGCGTTGGCCTCCGGGGGGCGCCTCGACGTCCCGCTGGACCGCGGGGTGACGACCGCCCTGACCCGGCTGGGTCGGTCCCGGCGGGCCACCCCGTTCATGACGCTGCTGGCGGCGTACCTGGTGCTGCTGTCCGCGCGCACCGGCAGCAGCGACGTCGCCGTGCTGTCGCCGACGGCGGGCCGCACGAGCGAGGCCGACGAGAGCCGCATCGGGTACTTCGTCAACACCGTGGTGCTGCGCGCCGATCTGGCGGGGAATCCGACCTTCTTCGAGGTCGTCGACCGGGTCCGGGAGCTGACCCTCGGGGCGTACGCCCACATGGGGGTGCCGTTCGAGCGGATCGTGGACGAGGTGCGTCCGGCGCGGGTGCCGGGCCGGATGCCGTTCTCGCAGTTCGCGTTCAGCGTCGAGGGTCGGCCCGCGCCCCCGCCCCGCCTCGCCGGCCTGGGCACCGCCTGGATCGACGTGCACACCGGCACCGCGAAGTTCGACGTGCAGCTCGACGTCCTGACCGACGACTCGGGCGGGCTCGTGGCGGCTTGGACGTGGCGTGACGAGCTGTTCGACCCGGCGGAGCTGGCCGGCGTCGCCGAGGACTTCGTGGCGCTGCTGGGCGCGGTCGCCGCCGACCCGGAGGTCACCGTCGACGCGCTGCCCGTGCGGCGCCCGGCGCCGATCCCGGACGCGCCGACCGCGAAGCCGGCGGCGCGTACCCGGGCGGGCGCGGCGTCCGGCACGCTGGTGCACCTCGGGGGGCCGGTCGAGCGTCCGCCGCTGATCCTGCCGCACCCGGTCAGCGGCACCGTCGGCGCGTACGCCGAACTCGCGCGGCTGCTGCCCGCGCACCACCTGGTCGGCATCGAGTCGGGCGCCGACGCCACCGCGGACTCGGTCGACGCGCTAGCCGAGGCGTACCTGGCCCAGGTCGTCGCCCGCTGGCCGGCCGGCCCGTACCGGCTGTTCGGCTGGTCGATGGGCGGCCTGCTCGCGTACGAGATGTCCCGCCGGCTCGTGCGGGCCGGGCACCGCGTCGACCTGCTGGTGGTCGTGGACACCGCGCCCGGGCAGGCGCGCCCGGCCGCCGAGGGGACCGACGCCGGTGCGACGGCGGCCAGGTTCGCCGCGGACCTCGCCGCGTCGCTCGGCCGGGACCATCCCGCGCCGACGGCGGCGACGCTCGCCGCGCTGCCGGTCGAGGAACAGACGATGCTGCTGCGCCGGTGGCTGGTGGACGCCGGGGTGACCCCGGTGGCGCTGCCGGTGCGCGAGGTGCGCCGGCGGGTGGAGACCTTCGCCCGGCACGTGACGGCCGTCGCGGGGTACCGGCCCGAGGGTGCGGAGCTGCCGCTGACCGTCGTGCAGGCCGCCGCGTCGCCGCGCTGGCAGCCGCGCTGGGAGCGGTACGTGGGCACCGGGACCACCGTGCACGAGTACGAGGGCGACCACTACTCACTGCTGCGCCGGCCCACGGTGCAACGGATCGCCGGTTGGCTGGCCCGGGCGCTGGACGACCGGTAA
- a CDS encoding MBL fold metallo-hydrolase — MNQPFASHDLVHALPNLALEPLIHRYYAWLNLVSPVPAAMNFAKLHVPLLRSFLDAPALHRRSARDPKLRGGMFVDLEDDQLDGVSDLATRLADGPMPELSAAMDELTVNLEKLADGFDLTPRYGEIPPALRGYVELVYDLNDHARIRLAERMLYRSRHFDETAHSVDLSLATGDERPFAMTTPRFPGNGHVQATMPLRDPRIDLLFSTMTTARPFGELREAFDVSDADLATFSGLFSAEPGGSPDRNLDGPGLRVRYFGHACVVVQSGPVTVMTDPFLSDALGDGDRYAYADLPDVIDYVLITHGHQDHLELASLLKLRHRIGTVVVPKTAAGALQDPSLRLCLEALGFPNVVDVEPGETIELPDGQIVVCPFVGEHCDLDIAAKVTYSVRTGGKNLYFGADNRCVDPALFGHIHDMIGDVDLAFLGMECDGAPLSWMYGPLFSRRIDQKMSRSRKLNGSDAVEAMGIVRRLRARQAYVYAMGREPWLVFVMATNYTDESYQLKQMAEFFQRCADVGVPARELYGRADLA; from the coding sequence ATGAACCAGCCTTTCGCCAGCCACGACCTCGTCCACGCCCTGCCCAACCTGGCGCTGGAACCGCTGATCCACCGGTACTACGCCTGGCTGAACCTGGTGTCGCCGGTGCCGGCGGCGATGAACTTCGCCAAGCTGCACGTACCGCTGCTGCGCTCGTTCCTCGACGCGCCGGCGCTGCACCGCCGCTCGGCGCGCGACCCGAAGCTGCGCGGCGGCATGTTCGTCGACCTGGAGGACGACCAGCTCGACGGGGTGTCCGACCTGGCGACCCGGCTCGCCGACGGGCCGATGCCGGAGCTGTCGGCGGCGATGGACGAGCTGACGGTCAACCTGGAGAAGCTCGCCGACGGCTTCGACCTGACGCCCCGCTACGGCGAGATCCCGCCGGCCCTGCGCGGCTACGTCGAGCTGGTCTACGACCTCAACGACCACGCCCGGATCCGGCTCGCGGAGCGGATGCTCTACCGTTCGCGGCACTTCGACGAGACCGCCCACTCGGTGGACCTGTCGCTGGCCACCGGCGACGAGCGGCCCTTCGCGATGACCACCCCCCGGTTCCCCGGCAACGGGCACGTGCAGGCCACCATGCCGCTGCGGGACCCCCGCATCGACCTGCTCTTCTCCACCATGACCACGGCCCGGCCCTTCGGCGAGCTGCGGGAGGCGTTCGACGTCTCCGACGCCGACCTGGCCACCTTCAGCGGGCTGTTCTCCGCCGAGCCCGGCGGGAGCCCCGACCGCAACCTGGACGGCCCGGGGCTGCGGGTGCGCTACTTCGGGCACGCCTGCGTGGTGGTCCAGTCCGGCCCGGTCACCGTGATGACCGACCCGTTCCTGTCCGACGCGCTGGGCGACGGCGACCGGTACGCGTACGCCGACCTGCCGGACGTCATCGACTACGTGCTGATCACGCACGGGCACCAGGACCACCTCGAACTGGCCAGCCTGCTGAAGCTGCGGCACCGCATCGGCACGGTGGTCGTGCCGAAGACCGCCGCCGGGGCGTTGCAGGACCCGTCGCTGCGGCTGTGCCTGGAGGCGCTCGGCTTCCCCAACGTGGTCGACGTGGAGCCGGGCGAGACCATCGAGCTGCCCGACGGGCAGATCGTGGTGTGCCCGTTCGTCGGCGAGCACTGCGACCTCGACATCGCCGCGAAGGTCACCTACTCGGTGCGTACCGGGGGGAAGAACCTCTACTTCGGCGCGGACAACCGCTGCGTCGACCCCGCCCTGTTCGGCCACATCCACGACATGATCGGCGACGTCGACCTGGCGTTCCTCGGCATGGAGTGCGACGGCGCCCCGCTGTCCTGGATGTACGGCCCGCTCTTCTCCCGCCGCATCGACCAGAAGATGAGCCGCAGTCGAAAGCTCAACGGCTCCGACGCCGTCGAGGCGATGGGCATCGTGCGGCGGCTGCGGGCCCGGCAGGCGTACGTGTACGCGATGGGCCGCGAGCCCTGGCTGGTGTTCGTCATGGCCACGAACTACACCGACGAGTCGTACCAGCTCAAGCAGATGGCGGAGTTCTTCCAGCGCTGTGCCGACGTCGGGGTGCCGGCGCGGGAACTCTACGGACGGGCCGACCTGGCATGA
- a CDS encoding MbtH family protein, whose amino-acid sequence MEQSEPTDVCRVVVNGEEQYSVWPDGREIPAGWREEGFVGPRARCLEHIDSVWTDMRPLSLRRAMAGGTR is encoded by the coding sequence GTGGAACAGAGCGAGCCGACCGACGTCTGCCGGGTCGTGGTCAACGGCGAGGAGCAGTACTCGGTCTGGCCGGACGGGCGGGAGATTCCGGCGGGCTGGCGGGAGGAGGGCTTCGTCGGGCCGCGCGCCCGGTGCCTGGAGCACATCGACTCGGTGTGGACGGACATGCGCCCGCTGAGCCTGCGCCGGGCGATGGCGGGCGGGACGCGGTAG
- a CDS encoding aminotransferase class III-fold pyridoxal phosphate-dependent enzyme has translation MTGPVFYPWSAQEEVDPVRVAGGAGSWFWDEQGNRWLDLHAQMGNLHLGHQHPALVAAVREQAGRMCTIAPSFAVDVRDEAARAIVEVAPEGLETVLFTTGGAEAVEHAVRMARVVTGRPKVLAAYRSYHGATAGALALTGDPRRWPVDTASGGAVHFMGPYPYRSEFHAENAAQEGERALEHLRRLVGYEGPETIAAILVEPVVGSNGVLVPPDGYLAGVRRLCDEHGILLIADEVMTGFGRCGRWFASDLWGVVPDLMTFAKGVNSGYVPVGGVLLSRVVAAHFARRRYPGGLTYSGHPLACASIVAALRVLREENLVERAAVLGRDVVAPALAGLAERHPVVGDVRGVGLAWAVELVRDRATREPLAPYAAPGALAPEMAAVLAACKRQGVWPLAAGNRLHLFPPLTITEEELTAGIAGIDRALTEVPGVRGGER, from the coding sequence GTGACCGGGCCGGTCTTCTATCCCTGGTCCGCGCAGGAGGAGGTCGATCCGGTCCGCGTGGCCGGCGGCGCGGGCAGCTGGTTCTGGGACGAGCAGGGCAACCGCTGGCTCGACCTGCACGCCCAGATGGGCAACCTGCACCTGGGCCATCAGCACCCGGCCCTGGTGGCGGCGGTGCGTGAGCAGGCCGGACGGATGTGCACGATCGCGCCGTCGTTCGCCGTCGACGTCCGCGACGAGGCGGCCCGGGCGATCGTCGAGGTCGCCCCGGAGGGCCTGGAGACGGTCCTGTTCACCACCGGCGGTGCGGAGGCCGTGGAGCACGCCGTGCGCATGGCGCGGGTGGTGACGGGGCGGCCGAAGGTGCTGGCCGCCTACCGGTCCTACCACGGGGCCACGGCGGGGGCGCTGGCGCTGACCGGCGATCCCCGCCGCTGGCCGGTCGACACGGCCAGCGGCGGTGCCGTGCACTTCATGGGCCCGTACCCGTACCGCAGCGAGTTCCACGCCGAGAACGCCGCGCAGGAGGGCGAACGGGCGTTGGAGCACCTGCGCCGGCTCGTCGGGTACGAGGGGCCGGAGACGATCGCCGCGATCCTCGTCGAGCCGGTGGTCGGCAGCAACGGCGTGCTGGTGCCGCCGGACGGCTACCTGGCCGGCGTCCGCCGGCTCTGCGACGAGCACGGCATCCTGCTGATCGCCGACGAGGTGATGACCGGCTTCGGGCGGTGCGGCCGCTGGTTCGCCAGCGACCTCTGGGGCGTGGTGCCCGACCTGATGACGTTCGCCAAGGGGGTCAACTCCGGCTACGTGCCGGTCGGTGGGGTGCTGCTGTCCCGCGTGGTGGCCGCCCACTTCGCCCGCCGCCGCTACCCGGGCGGGCTCACCTACTCAGGGCACCCGCTGGCCTGCGCCTCCATCGTGGCGGCGCTGCGGGTGCTGCGCGAGGAGAACCTGGTCGAGCGGGCGGCCGTACTCGGTCGCGACGTGGTGGCCCCGGCGCTGGCCGGGCTGGCCGAGCGCCACCCGGTCGTCGGCGACGTCCGCGGCGTCGGCCTGGCCTGGGCCGTCGAGCTGGTCCGGGACCGCGCGACCCGCGAGCCGCTGGCGCCGTACGCGGCCCCGGGGGCGCTGGCGCCGGAGATGGCCGCCGTCCTGGCGGCGTGCAAGCGGCAGGGCGTCTGGCCGCTGGCGGCGGGCAACCGACTGCACCTGTTCCCTCCGTTGACCATCACGGAGGAGGAGTTGACCGCCGGGATCGCCGGGATCGACCGGGCCCTGACCGAGGTGCCCGGGGTGCGAGGAGGAGAACGATGA